Proteins encoded within one genomic window of Papio anubis isolate 15944 chromosome X, Panubis1.0, whole genome shotgun sequence:
- the RBM3 gene encoding RNA-binding protein 3, which translates to MSSEEGKLFVGGLNFNTDEQALEDHFSSFGPISEVVVVKDRETQRSRGFGFITFTNPEHASVAMRAMNGESLDGRQIRVDHAGKSARGTRGGGFGAHGRGRSYSRGGGDQGYGSGRYYDSRPGGYGYGYGRSRDYNGRNQGGYDRYSGGNYRDNYDN; encoded by the exons ATGTCCTCTGAAGAAGGAAAGCTTTTCGTGGGAGGGCTCAACTTTAACACCGACGAGCAAGCGCTGGAAGACCACTTCAGCAGTTTCGGACCTATCTCTGAGG TGGTCGTTGTCAAGGACCGGGAGACTCAGCGGTCCAGGGGTTTTGGTTTCATCACCTTCACCAACCCAGAGCATGCTTCAGTTGCCATGAGAGCCATGAACGGAGAG TCCCTGGATGGTCGTCAGATCCGTGTGGATCATGCAGGCAAGTCTGCTCGGGGAACCAGAGGAGGTGGCTTTGGGGCCCATGGGCGTGGTCGCAGCTACTCTAGAG gTGGTGGGGACCAGGGCTATGGGAGTGGCAGGTATTATGACAGTAGACCTGGAGGGTATGGATATGGATATGGACGTTCCAGAGACTATAATGGCAG aaacCAGGGTGGTTATGACCGCTACTCAGGAGGAAATTACAGAGACAATTATGACAACTGA